Proteins encoded within one genomic window of Methanosarcina barkeri str. Wiesmoor:
- the hacB gene encoding homoaconitase small subunit, producing MKNPIIGRIWKFGDDIDTDVIIPGKYLRTKDMQVFAAHAMEGIDPEFAKKVKPGDVIVAGSNFGCGSSREQAPLALKHAGIACIVAKSFARIFFRNAINVGLPLIEADIECQEGDEVRVDLLKGEVTVSGKGTFRGNKLPDFLLQILADGGLVTHRKKLKSKQKE from the coding sequence ATGAAAAACCCTATCATAGGCCGAATCTGGAAATTCGGAGACGATATCGATACAGATGTAATCATTCCTGGTAAATACCTGCGGACCAAAGATATGCAGGTTTTTGCAGCTCATGCAATGGAAGGTATTGACCCCGAGTTTGCAAAAAAAGTAAAGCCAGGGGATGTTATTGTAGCAGGCAGCAATTTCGGCTGCGGCTCCTCAAGAGAACAAGCTCCCCTTGCTTTAAAACATGCAGGTATAGCTTGCATTGTTGCAAAATCTTTCGCAAGGATATTTTTCCGAAATGCAATCAATGTAGGGTTACCTCTTATTGAAGCCGATATAGAGTGCCAGGAGGGCGATGAGGTCAGGGTTGATCTGCTAAAAGGCGAGGTTACAGTTTCAGGTAAAGGCACATTCAGGGGAAATAAATTGCCGGATTTCCTTCTCCAGATACTTGCTGACGGCGGGCTTGTAACTCATAGAAAAAAACTCAAGAGCAAGCAAAAAGAATAA
- a CDS encoding oligosaccharyl transferase, archaeosortase A system-associated: protein MSSQDHPVSSIQNKIKSSWPYTLAVAIIGFISLWVRTLPSDSVFLSDGSVKFATNDAWYHMRTLRVLLENYPHRMFFNPMTNYPTGSYIHFGPLFDQMMAVTSLILGLGHPSSHLVDTIGAYFPAVLGALTVIPVYYIGKYLGGHKTGILAAILIAFAPGQFLSRSMIGFTDHHVAESLFSTFFMMFFMLALISAKKKKLRFEDVFNKKFTVLKEPFIYSVLAGVMYSAYQLCWPGGSLFLLIVLVYAIFQYILDNFRNESSDYLGFTGIVTCLVSTILILPFVHPDMGFSMYYYSWFHVITSIGTMAGFVALSLIEREFKRKQMKAYYYPLLIIGVGILGLIFIKVLSPSLYSLIINAPSTVFGIQQGGPSTIGEATSIFYNSGVFTLSKAFSNFTTAGFLASILGMLILAANLFRRPKPQEFLVLVWSFFILLAIYGQNRFAYYYSINVSILSAYLGGLLLEKVKWSELDQKFKSNVKSLADVPKALKFVKVQQVLAVLLIVVFLIYPVYAYAMLYAVGSDEPNEPWTEACNWLRSNTPDPGMNYNAVYEAPKNGELFNYPDTAYGVMSWWDYGHYIETIGHRMPNANPFQAGIGGRRVSINETNQPGAATFFTAPSEEEASAILEAIDPRSDKSGSRYIMSDARMATEIFGAMPAWTLDTDGYYQAYWTGSQYQSIPSTRYYNSMEAKLHIFDGNGLKQYRMVHETEAYQTDEVGYKQIYNYFYGGKLSEVNTGYVKIFEYVKGANITGTASPNETVNINTTILTDQGRTFEYSQSTTTDSQGRYEFTVPYSTDGPITGETQFDTAPSGPYVLSYGDTTKEVKVSEEAVLKGEQIKV from the coding sequence ATGAGTTCTCAGGATCATCCTGTATCATCAATTCAAAACAAAATCAAGTCCAGCTGGCCTTATACACTGGCAGTTGCGATAATCGGTTTTATATCTCTATGGGTCAGAACACTTCCTTCAGATTCAGTGTTCTTATCCGATGGATCAGTAAAGTTTGCGACCAACGATGCATGGTACCATATGCGTACCTTAAGGGTTCTGCTTGAAAACTACCCCCACCGGATGTTTTTCAATCCTATGACCAACTATCCTACTGGAAGTTACATACATTTTGGTCCATTGTTCGATCAAATGATGGCTGTTACTTCACTGATTCTAGGTCTGGGCCATCCCAGCTCTCATCTTGTTGACACTATAGGAGCTTATTTTCCTGCAGTTCTCGGAGCTCTGACTGTCATTCCGGTTTACTACATAGGCAAATATCTTGGAGGCCATAAAACAGGGATTCTGGCTGCGATCCTGATTGCATTTGCTCCAGGGCAGTTTCTGTCCCGTTCAATGATCGGCTTCACAGACCATCATGTTGCCGAGTCGCTATTCAGTACTTTCTTCATGATGTTTTTCATGCTGGCTTTGATTTCAGCAAAGAAAAAAAAGCTGCGTTTTGAAGACGTGTTCAATAAGAAATTCACTGTCCTGAAAGAACCGTTTATATACTCAGTTCTGGCGGGAGTCATGTACTCAGCCTACCAACTTTGCTGGCCAGGAGGTTCGCTGTTCTTATTAATAGTTCTGGTTTACGCTATATTCCAGTATATCTTGGACAACTTCAGGAATGAGTCCAGTGACTACCTTGGATTTACAGGCATAGTCACCTGTCTGGTAAGTACAATACTTATCCTTCCATTTGTCCATCCAGATATGGGGTTTTCTATGTACTATTACTCATGGTTCCATGTTATCACATCCATTGGAACAATGGCAGGCTTTGTGGCTTTGAGTCTCATTGAAAGGGAATTCAAAAGAAAGCAGATGAAGGCTTATTACTACCCTCTACTAATCATAGGAGTTGGAATTCTCGGGCTTATATTTATCAAGGTTTTATCTCCATCACTTTATTCCCTGATTATAAACGCTCCAAGTACTGTTTTTGGGATTCAACAGGGAGGACCTTCAACAATTGGTGAAGCTACTTCTATATTTTATAATAGTGGCGTCTTTACCCTGTCTAAAGCTTTTTCAAATTTCACTACTGCGGGATTTCTCGCTTCTATTCTAGGAATGCTTATTCTGGCTGCAAACCTGTTTAGAAGACCAAAGCCTCAGGAATTTCTGGTTCTTGTCTGGAGTTTCTTTATTCTCCTCGCAATTTACGGACAGAACCGTTTTGCATACTACTATTCAATAAACGTTTCAATCCTGAGTGCATATCTGGGAGGCCTGTTACTTGAAAAAGTGAAATGGAGTGAACTTGACCAGAAGTTCAAAAGTAATGTAAAATCGCTTGCAGATGTCCCGAAAGCATTGAAATTCGTCAAAGTACAGCAGGTTTTAGCAGTCCTGCTTATAGTGGTATTTCTGATCTATCCGGTATATGCATATGCAATGCTATATGCAGTTGGCTCAGACGAGCCAAATGAGCCGTGGACGGAAGCCTGTAACTGGCTTCGCTCAAACACCCCGGATCCTGGTATGAACTACAATGCCGTTTACGAAGCCCCGAAAAACGGAGAACTTTTCAATTATCCTGATACTGCCTATGGTGTTATGTCCTGGTGGGATTACGGACACTATATAGAGACAATAGGGCACAGGATGCCAAATGCGAACCCATTCCAGGCAGGAATAGGAGGTCGCAGGGTAAGCATTAACGAGACAAATCAGCCAGGAGCTGCAACCTTCTTCACAGCCCCATCGGAAGAAGAAGCAAGTGCAATACTTGAAGCCATAGACCCAAGGTCCGACAAATCAGGCTCACGATATATAATGTCTGATGCCAGAATGGCTACAGAGATATTCGGGGCAATGCCTGCCTGGACTCTTGATACTGATGGTTACTATCAGGCTTACTGGACAGGCAGCCAATATCAGAGCATACCATCTACCCGATATTATAATTCCATGGAAGCAAAACTGCATATTTTTGACGGAAACGGCTTGAAACAGTACCGTATGGTTCACGAGACTGAGGCCTACCAAACTGACGAGGTAGGGTATAAACAGATATACAATTACTTCTACGGAGGCAAACTCTCAGAAGTAAATACCGGTTATGTAAAAATTTTCGAGTACGTCAAAGGTGCAAACATAACAGGCACGGCTTCCCCCAATGAGACCGTTAATATAAATACGACAATTCTTACGGATCAGGGAAGGACCTTTGAATACTCGCAGTCAACAACTACAGACTCTCAGGGAAGGTACGAGTTCACAGTGCCTTATTCAACCGACGGCCCAATTACAGGAGAAACCCAGTTTGATACTGCACCTTCAGGACCCTATGTATTGAGCTATGGCGATACGACAAAAGAAGTGAAAGTAAGTGAGGAAGCTGTATTAAAGGGAGAACAAATAAAGGTATAA
- a CDS encoding oligosaccharyl transferase, archaeosortase A system-associated, with protein MSSQDHPVSSFKNKIKSSWPYILAVGIIGFVSLWIRILPSDRVLLPGGIVKFTTNDAWYHMRTLRVLLENYPHRMFFNPMTNYPTGSYIHFGPLFDQMMAVTSLILGLGHPSSHLVDTIGAYFPAVLGALTVIPVYYIGKYLGGHKTGILAAILIAFAPGQFLSRSMIGFADHHVAESLFSTFFMMFFMLALISAKKKKLRFEDVFNKKFTVLKEPFIYSVLAGVMYSAYQLCWPGGSLFLLIVLVYAIFQYILDNFRNESSDYLGFTGIVTCLVSTILILPFVHPDMGFSMYYYSWFHVITSLGTMAGFVALSFIEREFKRKQMKAYYYPLLIIGVGILGLIFIKVLSPSLYSLIMHAPSTVFGIQQGGPSTILEASSIFYDYGVFTLSKVYSNFTTTGFLASILGMLILAANLFRKPKPQEFLVLVWSFFILLAIYGQNRFAYYYSINVSILSAYLGGLLLEKVKWSELDQKFKSNVKSPADIPKALKFVKIEQVFAVLLIVVFLIYPVYGSATSYTKMVYAQPLQPWEEACTWLSSNTPDPGMNYNTVYEAPKNGELFNYPDTAYGVMSWWDYGHYIETIGHRMPNANPFQAGVGGRRVSINETNQPGAATFLTAPSEEEASAVLEAIDPRPDKAGARYIVSDAKMATGIFSSIATWTLDTEGYYQAYGTGSIPSTRYFNSMEAKLHIFDGNGLKQYRMVHETEAYQTGEVGYKYVYNNLYGGKLPEVDTGYVKIFEYVKGANITGTASPNETVNINTTILTDQGRTFEYSQSTTADSQGRYEFTVPYSTDGPITGETQFDTAPSGPYVLSYGDTTKEVRVNEEAVLKGEQIKV; from the coding sequence ATGAGTTCTCAGGATCATCCTGTATCATCATTCAAAAATAAAATAAAATCCAGTTGGCCTTATATTCTGGCAGTTGGAATAATCGGTTTTGTGTCTCTATGGATCAGAATACTTCCTTCAGATAGAGTGCTTTTACCTGGCGGAATTGTGAAGTTCACGACCAATGATGCATGGTACCATATGCGTACCTTAAGGGTTCTGCTTGAAAACTACCCCCACAGGATGTTTTTCAATCCCATGACCAACTATCCTACTGGGAGTTACATACATTTTGGTCCATTGTTCGATCAAATGATGGCTGTTACTTCACTGATTCTAGGTCTGGGCCATCCCAGCTCTCATCTTGTTGACACTATAGGAGCTTATTTCCCTGCCGTGCTCGGTGCCCTAACTGTTATTCCGGTTTACTACATAGGAAAATATCTTGGAGGCCATAAAACAGGGATTCTGGCTGCGATCCTGATTGCATTTGCTCCAGGGCAGTTTCTGTCCCGTTCAATGATTGGCTTTGCAGACCATCATGTTGCCGAGTCGCTATTCAGTACTTTCTTCATGATGTTTTTCATGCTGGCTTTGATTTCAGCAAAGAAAAAAAAGCTGCGTTTTGAAGACGTGTTCAATAAGAAATTCACTGTCCTGAAAGAACCGTTTATATACTCAGTTCTGGCGGGAGTCATGTACTCAGCCTACCAGCTTTGCTGGCCAGGAGGTTCGCTGTTCTTATTAATAGTTCTGGTTTACGCTATATTCCAGTATATCTTGGACAACTTCAGGAATGAGTCCAGTGACTACCTTGGGTTTACAGGCATAGTCACCTGTCTGGTAAGTACAATACTTATCCTTCCATTTGTCCATCCAGATATGGGTTTTTCTATGTACTATTACTCATGGTTCCATGTTATCACATCTCTTGGGACAATGGCAGGTTTTGTAGCTTTGAGTTTCATTGAAAGGGAATTCAAAAGAAAGCAGATGAAGGCTTATTACTACCCTCTACTAATCATAGGAGTTGGAATTCTCGGGCTTATATTTATCAAGGTTTTATCTCCATCACTTTATTCCCTGATTATGCATGCACCAAGCACTGTTTTTGGGATTCAACAGGGAGGACCTTCAACAATTCTGGAAGCTTCGTCAATATTTTACGATTATGGCGTTTTTACTCTATCTAAAGTTTATTCAAATTTCACTACTACGGGATTTCTCGCTTCTATTCTAGGAATGCTTATTCTGGCTGCGAACCTGTTCAGAAAACCAAAGCCTCAGGAATTTCTGGTTCTTGTCTGGAGTTTCTTTATTCTCCTCGCAATTTACGGACAGAACCGTTTTGCATACTACTATTCAATAAACGTTTCAATCTTGAGTGCATATCTGGGAGGCCTGTTACTTGAAAAAGTGAAATGGAGTGAACTTGACCAGAAGTTCAAAAGTAATGTAAAATCGCCTGCAGATATACCGAAAGCATTGAAATTCGTCAAAATAGAGCAGGTTTTTGCAGTCCTGCTTATAGTGGTATTTCTGATTTATCCAGTATATGGATCTGCAACGTCATATACAAAAATGGTATACGCTCAGCCCCTTCAGCCCTGGGAAGAAGCTTGTACCTGGCTTAGCTCAAACACTCCGGACCCTGGTATGAACTACAATACTGTTTATGAAGCCCCGAAAAATGGAGAACTTTTCAATTATCCTGATACTGCCTATGGTGTTATGTCCTGGTGGGATTACGGACACTACATAGAGACAATAGGGCACAGGATGCCAAATGCGAACCCATTCCAGGCTGGAGTGGGAGGACGCAGGGTAAGCATTAACGAGACAAACCAGCCAGGTGCAGCAACCTTTCTTACAGCTCCATCGGAAGAAGAAGCAAGTGCGGTGCTTGAAGCCATAGACCCAAGGCCTGACAAAGCAGGTGCCAGATATATAGTGTCTGATGCTAAAATGGCTACAGGGATATTCAGCTCAATTGCTACCTGGACCCTTGATACTGAAGGGTACTACCAGGCTTACGGGACAGGCAGCATACCATCTACCCGATATTTTAATTCCATGGAAGCAAAACTGCATATTTTTGACGGAAACGGCTTGAAACAGTACCGTATGGTTCACGAGACTGAGGCCTACCAAACTGGTGAGGTAGGGTATAAATATGTCTACAATAACTTATACGGAGGCAAACTTCCTGAAGTAGATACCGGTTATGTAAAAATTTTCGAGTACGTCAAAGGTGCAAATATAACAGGCACGGCTTCCCCCAATGAGACCGTTAATATAAATACGACAATTCTTACGGATCAGGGAAGGACCTTTGAATACTCGCAGTCAACAACTGCAGACTCTCAAGGAAGGTACGAGTTCACAGTGCCTTATTCAACCGACGGCCCAATTACAGGAGAAACGCAGTTTGATACTGCACCTTCAGGACCCTATGTATTGAGTTATGGCGATACGACAAAAGAAGTAAGAGTAAATGAAGAAGCCGTATTAAAGGGAGAACAGATAAAAGTCTGA
- a CDS encoding glycosyltransferase: MTSNKSVCIVGPSKRFLSGISYYTIRLANAMSVEKEVSVVCFRQLLPTFLFPGKSHVGKNISDLDFSPRIPVFNGMDYNNPLTWIQAYRFLKAQKPDIIVLQWWTSSVAHMQLLLKIFAGLLNKPKIIIEFHEVVDPFEESILPIRLYSKITGKLLRKNLDAYITHSESDKELVAKRYSISPEKIHVIPHGLYDQYGELLDIKEARRNLSIKDDFVILSFGLIRKYKGTPYLIRAFEQLPPKILEKSRLLIVGEIWEDRKELLDQIKASPFHDKITLVDEYVPDEKVNLYFSAADVVVLPYLRASQSGIAHIAMSFGKPVVVSEVGGLKESMANYEGTFFVPPADIDSIREAILSQFGERKHYEAPDQKWDRIINCYIELIQSI; the protein is encoded by the coding sequence ATGACATCTAATAAAAGCGTTTGCATAGTCGGACCTTCGAAACGTTTTTTGAGCGGCATCAGTTATTATACTATCCGTCTAGCAAATGCCATGTCTGTGGAAAAAGAAGTCTCAGTAGTTTGCTTTCGGCAGTTGCTTCCAACTTTTCTGTTTCCCGGAAAATCCCATGTTGGAAAGAATATTTCTGACCTGGATTTTTCGCCCCGAATACCTGTATTTAACGGCATGGACTATAACAATCCACTGACCTGGATTCAAGCATACCGCTTTCTTAAAGCACAAAAACCGGATATTATAGTTTTGCAGTGGTGGACGTCCTCGGTTGCGCATATGCAGCTTTTGCTAAAGATATTTGCAGGTTTGCTGAATAAACCTAAAATAATTATCGAATTTCATGAAGTTGTAGATCCTTTTGAAGAATCAATACTTCCAATTCGGTTATACTCAAAAATAACAGGGAAATTGCTGCGTAAAAACCTTGATGCATATATTACTCATTCCGAATCCGATAAAGAGCTTGTTGCAAAAAGGTATTCTATTTCTCCTGAAAAAATCCATGTGATCCCGCATGGACTTTATGACCAGTACGGAGAATTGCTTGACATAAAAGAAGCAAGAAGAAATCTCTCAATAAAGGACGATTTCGTTATACTCTCCTTTGGCTTAATTCGAAAGTATAAGGGAACTCCCTACCTTATCAGGGCCTTTGAACAGCTTCCCCCCAAAATTCTCGAAAAAAGCCGGTTATTGATTGTCGGGGAAATCTGGGAAGACCGCAAGGAATTACTTGACCAGATTAAAGCTTCTCCTTTTCATGATAAGATTACACTGGTAGACGAATATGTTCCTGACGAAAAAGTAAACCTGTATTTCAGTGCTGCAGATGTGGTAGTCCTGCCTTACCTGAGAGCTTCTCAGAGTGGAATTGCGCATATTGCCATGTCTTTTGGAAAGCCTGTTGTTGTTTCAGAAGTAGGTGGCTTAAAAGAATCAATGGCTAACTATGAAGGAACTTTTTTTGTACCCCCTGCTGATATTGATTCTATTAGAGAAGCTATTCTCAGCCAGTTTGGAGAGAGAAAGCATTACGAAGCTCCTGATCAGAAATGGGATAGAATTATAAACTGTTACATAGAATTAATACAATCTATTTAA
- a CDS encoding glycosyltransferase family 4 protein, producing MKIAQICPRYSPDIGGVETHVKEISERLVKAGHDVEVITTDPTGKLRKREIINGVRVLRFRSFAPGNAYYFAPQIYTYLKKHDYDIIHAHSYHAFPAFFASLSRHNGKFVFTPHYHRHGHTAFRDLLHKPYRLFGKMIFSRADSVICVSEYEKKLVESDFEVAAKTVKIPNGINLKEFEDLRQPGKSLNGNSEREKLLLYVGRLEEYKGVQYIIQSLSELQDFRLRIIGKGPYEAELRDMAESSGVEKRIEWLKDLSRKELLECYTDADIFLMLSSHEAYGITVAEALAAGIPCIVAKGSALEEFVDGRNCIGIESPVSKEKVTGALKNIVRKEKIEKSGIDKNIMDWNEVSAEIEKQYLKGKN from the coding sequence TTGAAAATAGCCCAGATCTGTCCCCGTTATTCCCCTGACATAGGTGGAGTGGAAACTCATGTAAAAGAAATTAGTGAAAGGCTGGTTAAAGCAGGGCACGATGTGGAGGTTATAACAACCGATCCCACGGGGAAATTGAGAAAGCGAGAGATAATAAACGGAGTAAGAGTTCTAAGGTTCAGATCTTTTGCTCCGGGAAATGCATATTACTTCGCTCCTCAGATCTATACTTATCTCAAAAAGCACGACTATGATATAATTCATGCACACAGTTATCATGCTTTTCCTGCATTCTTCGCATCCTTAAGCAGACACAATGGAAAATTTGTGTTTACGCCGCATTATCACCGGCACGGCCATACTGCATTCCGCGATTTACTGCATAAGCCGTACAGGCTTTTTGGGAAAATGATTTTCTCCAGGGCAGATTCCGTAATATGTGTCTCAGAGTATGAAAAGAAACTTGTAGAATCAGATTTTGAGGTTGCCGCAAAAACCGTAAAGATCCCTAATGGAATAAACCTTAAAGAGTTCGAAGATTTGAGGCAGCCGGGAAAAAGCTTAAATGGGAACTCCGAAAGAGAAAAGCTTCTTCTCTATGTGGGTCGCCTGGAAGAATATAAAGGGGTACAGTACATTATCCAGAGTTTGTCTGAACTTCAGGATTTCCGGTTGAGAATCATCGGAAAGGGGCCTTACGAAGCTGAGCTTCGCGATATGGCAGAAAGTTCAGGGGTGGAAAAAAGGATTGAATGGTTAAAAGATCTGTCAAGGAAAGAACTGCTTGAATGCTATACAGATGCGGATATATTTTTGATGCTTTCTTCTCATGAAGCATATGGAATAACGGTTGCTGAGGCACTGGCTGCGGGAATTCCGTGTATAGTGGCAAAAGGGAGCGCACTTGAGGAGTTTGTGGATGGAAGGAACTGTATTGGGATTGAAAGTCCGGTTTCAAAAGAGAAAGTGACAGGGGCACTGAAGAATATTGTGAGAAAGGAAAAAATAGAAAAATCCGGGATAGATAAAAACATAATGGATTGGAATGAAGTCTCGGCTGAAATTGAAAAACAATACCTAAAGGGCAAAAACTAA
- a CDS encoding glycosyltransferase family 1 protein: MEIDYINGLKTDEKFGMSKYQSEIHSRLSDIKLNRIEYPNVSRIPGINKVVEWFAYPFIVKKKVDKNNVKNITRQDLAFLLELTGLEKTIVTCHDIIPIAYYNTQNPLWKLNAKGLRKAERIITVSEFSKQDISKYIKYPEENIEIIPPAVDHNLYYPDRSKECLLKYNIGDGEKVILYVGAEEPRKNIQFLINSFSKLKNKISNIKLLKVGTPNYLFVRKRLLKQIEVLNLQNDVIFTGYVSESELAEIYNAVDLFVFPSLYEGFGMPPLEAMACGTPVITSNTSSLPEVVGDAAIVVDPYDVNKFAEEMYELLMNDDLKEEMIRKGLKRSKMFSWDTSAKKTLKVYKEL; encoded by the coding sequence ATGGAAATTGATTATATCAACGGTCTTAAAACAGATGAAAAATTCGGAATGTCAAAGTATCAAAGTGAGATTCACAGCAGGTTAAGTGATATCAAATTAAATCGGATAGAATATCCCAATGTATCAAGAATACCCGGAATTAACAAGGTTGTTGAATGGTTTGCGTATCCGTTCATTGTTAAAAAGAAAGTAGATAAGAACAATGTTAAGAATATAACTCGCCAGGATCTAGCGTTTCTTTTAGAATTAACGGGTTTAGAAAAAACCATTGTTACTTGTCACGATATCATACCTATAGCATATTATAATACCCAAAATCCTCTCTGGAAACTTAATGCAAAGGGATTGAGAAAAGCAGAGAGAATAATTACGGTGTCTGAATTCTCTAAGCAGGATATAAGTAAATACATAAAATATCCGGAAGAAAATATAGAGATTATACCTCCTGCAGTGGATCATAATCTCTACTATCCAGATAGAAGTAAAGAATGTTTATTAAAATATAATATTGGTGACGGTGAAAAAGTAATTTTATATGTTGGAGCTGAAGAACCTAGAAAAAATATCCAATTTCTTATAAATTCATTCAGCAAATTAAAAAATAAAATATCAAATATAAAATTATTGAAAGTAGGGACCCCGAATTACCTGTTTGTAAGAAAAAGACTACTTAAACAGATAGAGGTTCTAAACTTACAGAATGACGTCATCTTTACAGGGTATGTCTCAGAGTCCGAACTGGCAGAGATATACAATGCTGTGGATCTGTTTGTATTTCCTTCTTTATATGAAGGGTTCGGGATGCCTCCTCTAGAAGCAATGGCTTGTGGAACACCTGTTATAACTTCAAATACTTCGTCTTTACCTGAAGTTGTAGGAGATGCAGCTATAGTTGTAGATCCATATGATGTAAACAAGTTTGCTGAAGAAATGTATGAGTTATTAATGAATGATGATCTCAAAGAAGAGATGATTAGAAAAGGACTGAAAAGGTCAAAAATGTTTAGCTGGGATACTTCGGCAAAAAAAACATTAAAAGTATATAAGGAATTGTGA
- a CDS encoding glycosyltransferase family 2 protein, whose translation MISKVAIIILNWNGWEDTIECLESIYQIAYPLYDIILVDNGSKDNSIQKIKDYAEGKIKVESQFFDYSPDNKPLYLKEFTKNELDSSVSIKKSIDSLAPNKNLIIIKNDNNYGFAEGNNIGIRFALNNLNPDYILLLNNDTVVDPYFLKELITVAESDSLIGILGPTVYEYKSPQVIQSAGAKIYWNKGEVINLTPNENKYSDEPENVDSVIGCALLAKSELFHKIGYLNKDYFAYLEETEWCVRVSKASYKIVYVPKGKIWHKGGATSNKITGFTLFHHTRNKFWFMKKHSSKKQYISYLIYFFGFRAWMIIGGIFYRQKNKEILPSLISFLKGIRDGILT comes from the coding sequence ATGATTTCCAAGGTCGCCATTATTATTCTCAACTGGAACGGTTGGGAAGACACTATAGAATGTTTAGAGTCTATTTATCAAATAGCATATCCTCTTTATGATATCATCTTAGTCGACAATGGCTCAAAAGATAATTCTATACAAAAAATAAAAGACTATGCTGAAGGAAAAATTAAAGTTGAATCTCAATTTTTTGATTATTCTCCCGACAATAAACCTCTCTATTTAAAGGAATTTACAAAAAATGAACTGGACTCCTCAGTTTCTATTAAGAAATCTATTGATAGCCTGGCTCCAAATAAAAATTTGATTATTATTAAAAACGATAATAATTACGGCTTTGCTGAAGGAAACAATATTGGCATTAGATTTGCTTTAAATAACCTTAATCCAGATTATATTCTTTTACTTAATAACGATACAGTTGTTGATCCTTATTTTCTAAAAGAACTTATAACGGTGGCAGAGAGTGACTCACTCATAGGAATACTGGGGCCAACTGTATACGAATACAAAAGTCCTCAAGTAATTCAATCTGCAGGTGCAAAGATTTATTGGAACAAAGGTGAAGTAATTAACCTGACACCTAATGAAAATAAGTATTCAGACGAGCCTGAAAACGTCGACAGTGTAATAGGCTGTGCATTACTTGCAAAAAGTGAATTATTTCATAAAATCGGGTATTTGAATAAAGATTATTTCGCATACCTTGAAGAGACTGAGTGGTGTGTACGTGTTTCTAAAGCATCGTACAAAATAGTTTACGTGCCAAAAGGAAAAATCTGGCACAAAGGTGGAGCTACAAGCAATAAAATAACCGGTTTTACGCTCTTTCACCATACCAGAAACAAGTTTTGGTTTATGAAAAAGCACTCATCAAAAAAACAATACATTTCTTATTTAATTTATTTTTTTGGATTTCGTGCATGGATGATCATTGGTGGCATCTTTTACCGGCAAAAAAATAAGGAAATTTTGCCATCTTTGATTTCTTTCTTGAAAGGAATTCGGGATGGAATTCTGACCTAA
- a CDS encoding glycosyltransferase family 2 protein, translated as MKISIALCTYNGAQFLQEQLESIAFQTRVPDEMIVCDDLSKDNTLEILKDFASKVSFPVTIYINEKNLGSTKNFEKAIGLCTGDIIFLSDQDDVWNPEKVEKIENQFSTSPSTALIFTDAELVDENLKPLGYSQWQSNGFNQKEQDYFIHGKFIEVLLKRNVVTGSTMAFRSEFKKLIFPIPDAWVHDGWIALLIAFASDLNLISEPLIKYRQHHLQQVGAGDEGLTIYQKIHRKLTQLKNLESDYSNFQPECIRYTLAYKHLVNSRFPSIKTNKIPLLKARASHYCIRSHLPVNRTKRIPLIIKELLNMNYHHYSEGISSIGGDLLRNNSEIK; from the coding sequence TTGAAAATCTCTATTGCTCTTTGCACCTATAATGGTGCTCAATTTTTACAGGAACAACTTGAAAGTATAGCTTTTCAGACACGAGTTCCAGATGAAATGATTGTTTGCGATGATCTATCAAAAGACAATACATTAGAAATTTTAAAGGATTTTGCCTCAAAAGTTTCTTTTCCTGTAACTATATATATTAATGAAAAAAATTTAGGTTCTACTAAAAATTTTGAAAAAGCTATTGGGTTATGCACAGGGGATATTATTTTTTTATCTGACCAAGATGATGTCTGGAATCCTGAAAAAGTGGAGAAAATTGAAAACCAATTTTCTACTTCTCCTTCGACAGCACTTATTTTCACGGATGCAGAATTAGTAGACGAAAATTTAAAGCCTTTGGGATATAGTCAGTGGCAATCTAATGGATTTAATCAAAAAGAGCAAGATTACTTTATTCATGGTAAATTTATTGAAGTATTGCTTAAACGTAATGTTGTAACTGGTTCAACAATGGCGTTTCGTTCGGAATTTAAAAAATTAATTTTTCCTATTCCAGATGCCTGGGTTCATGATGGATGGATAGCACTATTAATTGCTTTTGCGTCCGATTTAAATCTTATATCAGAGCCTCTTATAAAATACCGTCAACATCATCTGCAGCAAGTAGGAGCTGGTGATGAAGGTTTAACCATATATCAGAAAATTCACAGAAAGCTCACTCAGCTAAAAAATTTGGAGTCTGACTACTCTAATTTTCAGCCAGAATGTATAAGATATACATTGGCCTATAAACATTTAGTTAACTCTCGTTTTCCTTCTATAAAAACAAATAAAATTCCACTTCTTAAAGCTCGAGCTTCCCATTACTGTATACGTTCTCATCTACCTGTTAATAGAACAAAAAGAATTCCACTTATTATAAAAGAACTATTAAATATGAATTATCACCACTATTCTGAAGGGATATCCAGTATTGGCGGGGATTTGCTTCGTAATAACAGTGAAATTAAGTAA